Part of the Natronogracilivirga saccharolytica genome is shown below.
GCTGGTCCCGTCCGAAGCGCTTGTGCCCGAACTGACAGGATACCACGTATTTGTCTATTCGGATGGAGAAGCGAAACAGAAGCAAGTGGAGCTCGGCACCCGGACCGACCGGAAGGCTCACATCCGCAGCGGACTTTCACCGCGAGATACGGTCATAACAACCGGACTTCTCCAGATCCGTGACGGTATGTCAGTGCATCTGGGAGAAACCACGGACGATATCGATGAGGAAATCGACGGGGAGGTCACAGGGTTATGAGTCTTTCAGCTGTAAGCATCCGCCGGCCGGTGCTCGCTTCGGTAATGTCGATTGTGATCGTACTTTTTGGCATCCTGGGATATAACAGTCTCGGCGTAAGGGAGTATCCCTCCGTCGATCCGCCGATTATTACCGTTCAGACCAACTATGCCGGTGCCAATTCCGAGGTTATCGAAGCTCAGATAACCGAACCTCTTGAGGAGCAGCTGAATGGTATAGCCGGTATCCGTACCATGACCTCCGTAAGCAGGGAGGGACGCAGCACCGTAACCGTTGAATTTGATCTGGACATGGATCTCGAAGCCGCAGCCAACGACGTGCGTGACCGGGTATCGCGTGCCGTCAGGCAGCTGCCTCCGGATGTCGACAATCCCATTGTCTCAAAAGCCGATGCCGACGCCAGTCCGATTGTCTTTCTGAATGTGCAGAGCGACTCTCACAACCTGCTTGATCTGAGCGACATCGCCAATGTTTCCTTTAAAGAACGGCTGCAGACAATTCCGGGGGTGAGCGAGGTGCGCATCTGGGGAGAAAAAAAATACTCCATGCGTCTGTGGCTGGATCCGGTAAAAATGTCAGCCTACAACATCAGTCCGGTTGATGTGCGTGATGCCCTGGACCGTGAGAACGTAGAGCTGCCCTCAGGGCGCATTGAGGGGTTCTTCTCGGAGCTTACCGTACGCACGCTCGGCAGGCTGGAGACGGCCGAAGAATTTAACCGGATGATCATCAAGGAGAATGACGGAACGGTTGTAAGGCTTGAAGATGTCGGCAGGGCCGAGCTTGGCGCCGAGAACATGCGCACCATACTGAAAAGGGATGGCATCCCCATGGTTGGAGTGGTGCTGATCCCCCAGCCGGGCGCCAACAACATTGCCATTACCGACGAATTTTACAAGCGGGTCGAGGAGATTGAAGCCGATCTTCCCGAGGGCATATCGACCGGTATCGGGTTTGACACAACCGAATTCATCCGCGACTCCATAGGCGAAGTGCAGCAAACGATCATCATAGCGTTCTTGCTGGTGGTCATGATCATTTTCCTGTTCCTGCGCGACTGGCGGACCACCATAATTCCGGTTATCGTCATCCCCATTGCCATTATCGGCTCATTCTTTATCATGTTTGTGGCCGGTTTTTCGATTAATGTGCTGACCCTGCTCGGACTGGTGCTGGCAATCGGACTGGTGGTTGATGATTCCATTGTGGTGATGGAGAACATCTATGCCAAAATTGAGCAGGGCATGGAACCGACAAAAGCGGCACTCAAGGGGGTCGGCGAAATATTCTTTGCCGTCATATCCACCACCACTGCACTGGTTGCGGTGTTTATGCCTGTCATCTTTCTTGAAGGTCTGACCGGACGGCTGTTCCGTGAATTTGGTGTGGTTATGGCCGGAGTGGTCATCATTTCATCATTTGTGGCGCTGACGCTATCGCCCATGCTGTGCTCCCGCATACTCAAGCAGCGGAAGAAGAAAAACATTCTCTACCGGGCAACAGAACCCTTCTTCTCCTGGCTGAACAGGATTTACCGCGATTCACTCAACACCTTCATGAAGGTAAGGTGGATGGCCTTTGTCATCATGGCCCTGGCCGGTGCCGGAATGTTCCTGTTCTGGACACTGCTGCCCTCGGAACTGGCGCCGCTGGAGGATCGCAGCAGGGCACGTGTAAGTGTTTCCGGTCCCGAAGGAGTGACGTTTGAATACATGGATCACCACATGGATCGTATGATCAGGGGTGTTCAGGATGAATTTTCGGAAATCGATGCCATTATATCGGTGACATCGCCCGGTTTCGGGGCGGCAAGTTCGGTCAACTCCGGCTTCATGAACGTGATACTTTCCGACCCGTCTGACCGTGACCGCTCACAGATGGAAATTGCAGACCGCATGACCGAATTCCTGCAGGATTATACAGCAACACGCAATTTTGTGTCGCAGGATCAGACCATTGGCCAGCGCCGCGGAGGGCTGCCGGTGCAGTACGTACTTCAGGCGCCCAACTTTGAGCGGCTTGAAGAGATGCTGCCGAAGTTCATGGATGCTGCGTCCGAACGATCTGAATTTGCGGTGGTCGATGTAGATCTGAAATTCAACAAGCCGGAAGTGGAAATGGATATCGACCGTGACCGGGCCCGGCAAGTCGGCGTTTCGGTCCGTGACATTTCTGAAACCGTGCAGCTTGCCCTGACCGATCAGAGGCTCGGATTTTTTATCATGGACGGCAAGCAGTACGAGGTTATCGGTCAGCTGAATCGTGAAAGCAGGGGATCTCCCGAGGATTTGCGCAATCTTTATGTCCGGACAAGCAACAACTCCCAGATCCAGCTCGACAACCTGGTCTCGCTCAGTGAGCGTAGTGCACCGCCCCAGCGTTTCCGGTTCAACCGGTACGTCTCCGCTACGATATCGGCCGGAATGGCTCCCGGATACACCCTTGGTGACGGTATTGATGCCATGGACGAAGTAGCCGGAAGTGTGCTGGACGAATCATTCCGGACCGACCTGGCCGGTCCCTCCCGTGATTTTGTCGAAAGTGCGGACAGCCTGTTTTTTGCCTTTGTTCTGGCAATTGTTCTCATTTATCTGGTGCTCAGCGCTCAGTTTGAAAGTTTTCGTGATCCATTCATCATACTGTTCACAGTTCCCCTGGCGGTCTTCGGTGCATTTTTTACGCTCTGGTACTTTCAGGAAACGTTCAACATATTCAGTCAGATAGGTATCATTATGCTGATCGGACTGGTATCAAAAAATGCCATTCTGATTGTGGAATTTGCAAATCAGAGAAAAGCACAGGGCATGGAACTGATGGATGCCATTACGGATGCCGCTGCCGTTCGTTTTCGTCCTATTCTTATGACCTCCCTGTCCACGGTGCTCGGCGTGACCCCGATCGCACTTGCCCTGGGAGCCGGTTCGGAAAGCCGTATTGCGATGGGCCTGGCAATTATCGGAGGACTGATTTTTGCAAGTATTCTGACCCTTTTTGTTATTCCTGCCATCTACTCTTACCTTAGTTCAGCCACCACTGCGGCGGATAATCGTCCGGAAGTGGCGTCACCAGAAAGCAAACAGGCTGAATATGTGACCGGCAGGTAATGAGCAGCACCGGGGGAAAAAAACATCATGCATTTCAAAATTTTCTGATATGGCCGGCCGTGGCCCTTGGAGGTGCTGCGGGCGCGCTGCTCAGGTTCAGCTGGGTTACCCTGTTTCCATATACAAACTCTGACTT
Proteins encoded:
- a CDS encoding efflux RND transporter permease subunit, which gives rise to MSLSAVSIRRPVLASVMSIVIVLFGILGYNSLGVREYPSVDPPIITVQTNYAGANSEVIEAQITEPLEEQLNGIAGIRTMTSVSREGRSTVTVEFDLDMDLEAAANDVRDRVSRAVRQLPPDVDNPIVSKADADASPIVFLNVQSDSHNLLDLSDIANVSFKERLQTIPGVSEVRIWGEKKYSMRLWLDPVKMSAYNISPVDVRDALDRENVELPSGRIEGFFSELTVRTLGRLETAEEFNRMIIKENDGTVVRLEDVGRAELGAENMRTILKRDGIPMVGVVLIPQPGANNIAITDEFYKRVEEIEADLPEGISTGIGFDTTEFIRDSIGEVQQTIIIAFLLVVMIIFLFLRDWRTTIIPVIVIPIAIIGSFFIMFVAGFSINVLTLLGLVLAIGLVVDDSIVVMENIYAKIEQGMEPTKAALKGVGEIFFAVISTTTALVAVFMPVIFLEGLTGRLFREFGVVMAGVVIISSFVALTLSPMLCSRILKQRKKKNILYRATEPFFSWLNRIYRDSLNTFMKVRWMAFVIMALAGAGMFLFWTLLPSELAPLEDRSRARVSVSGPEGVTFEYMDHHMDRMIRGVQDEFSEIDAIISVTSPGFGAASSVNSGFMNVILSDPSDRDRSQMEIADRMTEFLQDYTATRNFVSQDQTIGQRRGGLPVQYVLQAPNFERLEEMLPKFMDAASERSEFAVVDVDLKFNKPEVEMDIDRDRARQVGVSVRDISETVQLALTDQRLGFFIMDGKQYEVIGQLNRESRGSPEDLRNLYVRTSNNSQIQLDNLVSLSERSAPPQRFRFNRYVSATISAGMAPGYTLGDGIDAMDEVAGSVLDESFRTDLAGPSRDFVESADSLFFAFVLAIVLIYLVLSAQFESFRDPFIILFTVPLAVFGAFFTLWYFQETFNIFSQIGIIMLIGLVSKNAILIVEFANQRKAQGMELMDAITDAAAVRFRPILMTSLSTVLGVTPIALALGAGSESRIAMGLAIIGGLIFASILTLFVIPAIYSYLSSATTAADNRPEVASPESKQAEYVTGR